A region of Mammaliicoccus sp. Dog046 DNA encodes the following proteins:
- a CDS encoding YdcF family protein produces the protein MLITVSLLILFIISYVIEFREYKNIFILGAWIIALLSSIFFGMVVPQLQLNMNINYLLMGNIVYSLIIIVIMLLSLLNTKKKIANEGKVVTNTIVLGYGIFILFNFLVIIFKPYIFVDCLNGLILILLSFTFYYFNLIFILHNLYTWIINRVSKKHNSEFIIVLGAGLIEGKVTPLLQARLDKAIKIKQSNPEALIIVSGGQGPDEMISEAEAMKNYLLEQGINIEDIILENQSTNTSENLMYSMKIMKKFKKNPIVTIVTSHFHVLRAACLSKELKINANIFGGSSKYYFYPNAYIRECFALMYMYLKTHIIVIIILLAIIITYTLMK, from the coding sequence ATGTTAATAACGGTGAGTTTGCTCATTTTGTTTATTATTAGTTATGTAATAGAGTTTAGAGAGTACAAAAACATTTTCATATTAGGTGCATGGATAATTGCGCTTTTAAGTAGTATATTTTTTGGAATGGTAGTTCCTCAATTACAACTAAATATGAATATAAATTATTTACTCATGGGCAATATTGTTTATAGTTTAATCATCATCGTGATCATGTTGTTGTCACTTTTAAATACTAAAAAGAAAATTGCTAATGAAGGTAAAGTTGTAACGAATACTATCGTCTTAGGCTACGGGATATTTATTCTATTTAACTTTCTAGTCATAATATTTAAACCATATATCTTTGTAGATTGTCTAAATGGTTTGATATTAATCTTATTGTCGTTCACATTTTATTATTTTAATCTGATATTTATATTGCATAACTTGTACACGTGGATTATTAATCGTGTATCTAAAAAGCATAATAGTGAATTTATCATTGTTTTAGGTGCTGGTCTTATCGAAGGAAAAGTGACACCGTTGCTTCAAGCAAGATTAGATAAGGCTATAAAAATAAAACAGAGCAATCCGGAAGCATTGATCATTGTTAGTGGAGGTCAAGGACCTGATGAAATGATTAGTGAAGCTGAAGCAATGAAGAATTATTTATTAGAACAAGGTATAAACATTGAAGATATCATTTTAGAAAATCAATCTACGAATACTAGTGAAAACCTAATGTATTCTATGAAGATAATGAAGAAGTTTAAGAAAAATCCAATTGTAACGATAGTGACGAGTCATTTTCATGTATTGCGAGCAGCATGTTTATCGAAAGAATTAAAAATAAATGCCAATATATTTGGTGGTTCATCAAAGTATTATTTTTATCCCAATGCATATATTAGAGAATGTTTTGCTTTAATGTATATGTATTTAAAGACACATATTATTGTGATTATCATCTTGCTTGCGATAATCATTACGTATACTTTGATGAAATAG